Within Sporosarcina sp. PTS2304, the genomic segment GAGTGTGCAAAAAGTAGTACAAGTAATTGTGATTTTATTGTGGTCTATATTTGCTTTTGTGATGGCTATCGTAGGAACGCAAGTTGTGCAGACCATTAAATTAATGGGGCAAAAAACTGCCACAATTGGATTGCCGATGTGGGTAGTATATTTAATCATTCCGATCGGTGGAGTATTAATGCTCATTCGTTTAGTACAACGACTGTACTTTATTTTCAAGCCTGAGAAAATTGTAGTAAGTGGGGATTGATCATATGACTATGTTAATCTTATTTGGGAGTCTCTTTGTTTTTATAATATTAAGCGTACCCATTGGTATAGCGATTGGGTTATCTTCCATGTTAGTTATTTTCTTTTCGGACAAAGTAAGTTTGCCGATGCTCATTCAAAAACT encodes:
- a CDS encoding TRAP transporter small permease — protein: MKWKEFIDIKLEEWLLIISTLFIVALVFLQVLSRYVFNISVGWSAELARYMLIWITWISMSYTIRKNDHIKITLFVDRLPMSVQKVVQVIVILLWSIFAFVMAIVGTQVVQTIKLMGQKTATIGLPMWVVYLIIPIGGVLMLIRLVQRLYFIFKPEKIVVSGD